The nucleotide window ATCCGCCGAGTCCAGGTCGAGCTGGGTGAAGCGGTAGGCCAGGTCCTGACGCTGCAGCAGCGAGGTGTCCATCTTCTGGTTGCGCTCGGGCTGTGCCAGGGCAACGGGGGCTGCAAGGGCCAGTGCCAAAGCCAGCGTCAGGGTCATCTTGCTCATCAGGCGTCTCGTCAGGGCTTTGCGAGGAACGCAAGGCTGGAACGCCCAGATGATAATCAGTCCTGATTGAGCGTAAAGCGCATTAACTTTCTAAACAGTCCCTGGCCATCGGCAAGGTCAGGTGCAGGCACAGCCCAGGGCGGCCATTGCTGGCCCACAAGCGGCCGCCTTGCAGCTCGATGGCGCGGCGGGCGATGGCCAGGCCCAGGCCGAAGCCCGCGCCGCTGTCGGTCAGGCGCTGGTAAGGCTTGAAGATGCGTTCAAGGTCGGCGTCAGGTACGCCGGGGCCCTGGTCGCTCAGGCGCAGGTGCCAGCAGTCGCCTTCACGCCAGCCCTCCAGGCTGACCCGGCCCTCGGCCGGCGAGTGGCGAATGGCATTGCGCATCAGGTTTTCCAGGGCCTGGGCCAGGCTGTCCAGATGGGCCTGTACCAGGCAATCGGTGCCGAGTGAACACGGCAGGCGTGCACGGTCCCAGCCACTTTCGAAGCAGGCGTCCTGGCACAGTGCCTCCCATACGGAAACCATCAGTATCGGCTCGGTCGGCAAGCTGGGTTGTTCGGTGTCCATCCAGGCCAGGTCCAGCGTGTCTTCCAGCAGCTTCTGCATGTCGGCGACTTCGCGGTCCAGGCGCTCGCGCAACTGCAGCGGCGGCAAGTCGCTGTCATGGGCGATTCGCAACCGTGCCAGGGGTGTGCGCAGTTCGTGAGACAGCGTGCGCAGCAGCAGGCGCTGTTGCTCCAGGCTCTGGCGCAGGCGCCCGGCCATGTGCTCGAAGGCTTGTGCCAGTTCACCCAGCTCGTCACGGCGTGCCAGCAGGGGCAGGGCGGGGCTGTCGAGGTCATCGGCACGCAGGGCGTCGGCGCGGTCGCGCAGGCGGTTCAGTGGTACGACTAAATGCCGGTACAACGCCAGGCCCAGTAGCAGGGCGAGCAGTGCAGGTGCAACGCCGTGGGTGATCACATGGGTCCATGGCGTCAGGCCGGTGGGCAGCAGGCGTTCGGGCAGTTGCAGCACCAGGCGGCCGCGCTCGGGGTGCTGCGGGAATTCGATGCTCACGTAGGGCAGCTCATCCTGCAGGCGCCGGCTCATGGGCCAGTCCAGTTTGCGCATGAAGGTCAGGTGGCTGGCCTCCTCGGCGCTCAGCGGCGTGGTGCCGAGGCTTTGCAGGTGTGGGCCGATCACCGCCACCCAGGTGTCCTCGGCCTGTTCCAGTTGCCTGCGCCAGGCCTCGGCGCCTACCGCACCGCCCTGGTTCCAGGCGTCTTCAGCTTGTTGCGCATAGCGCGCCAGGTAATCCTGGTCGGCCGGGGACAGAAAATAGGTGCTGCGCTCCACCGACAGGCCCCAGGTCCATATCAGCCAGATCAGCAACAGGCAGAAGCTGACCTGCAGTACGGCCAGTTTCCACAGCAACGGGTGGCGACGCATCAGGGCTGTTCCGTGTCGACCAGGATATACCCCTGCCCGCGCACGGCCTGGATCTGCAGGTGCTGGGCACTGATGTCGGCCAGTTTGCGGCGCAGGTTGCACACGTGCACGTCCAGGCCCCGGTCCAGGCGGGTATAGGCCCGGTGCAGCACGGTCTGGTACAGGAAGGGTTTGCTCAAGGCTTCGCCGGGATGCGCCCGCAGCGTCACCAGCAAGCGGAATTCGGATGCGGTGAGGCCAGCGGCATTGCCGTTGTGGATAACGTCCTGGCGGTCGTGGTCCAGCATCACTTCGCCGACGTCGGCACGCAGCGCCGTGCCGCGATCAAATGCCACGCGCCGCAGCAAGGCATCGACCCGTGCGTCCAGCTCCGCCAAGCTGAAGGGCTTGGGCAGGTAGTCGTCGGCACCACGGGTAAAGCCACTGATGCGGTCCTGCTCGGCGCCCAGCGCCGACATCAGCATGACCGGCACCGCCTGCTGCCGGCGCAATTCGTCGAGCAGGCTGAGGCCATCGATACCCGGCAGCATGATGTCCAGCAACACCAGTTCGAACGGTGTTTGCCGAATGGCGTCCAAGGCCTGGGTACCCGTGGCGCAGGCGTGTACCCGGAAACCGCGTTTGAGGAAATGGCGTTCCAGGTCCTGACGCAGGCTTGCGTCGTCTTCGGCGAGGAGAAGTGAGGTGGGCACGGGGAGCCTTGAATGAGAACCTGTATCAGTTACGAATCATCCCATTGCCAGCAAGGGAGGGCAACGCCTGGGTGTGTTAAGAAGGTTAATCCTGCTGCGCCCCCGTTTTCCCTCCGGTATCGTTCGCAAAAAGCAACTTGTTTCGTTTGCGAATTACTATCATTTGGGCGAAGGGTGTGTCATGAACGGTTTCAAAGGTGTGGGGAGCTCGCGACGGGCTCGGGGCTGGCTGGTGCTGGGGTTGCTGGCGCCGTTTTCGGTGTCGGCACTGGCCGAAACGGTAGCGACCCAGGCGGCAGCCGAGGACACCTCGCTCGACCTGCCGGCATTGACCATCGAAGGCAACCGGCTGTACGACATGCTGCCCTCGGAAGCCACCGGTGGCTACAGCGTCGATGCCGCGACCGTGGGCACCAAGACGCCAGCAGCGCTGAAGGACATCCCCCAGTCGATCACCGTATACACCCAGGACTACGTCAAAGACCGCCAGTTCGTACACCTGGATGACCTGGCCAAGTACACCGCCGGCCTGCGCACCCTGACCAACGACAGCGGCCGGTCGTCGATCTACGCCCGTGGCTACGAGTACAGCGAATTCAACATTGACGGCCTGCCGGCGCCGATGGCCAGCATCTTCGGTACCGTACCGTCGCTGGCGGCGTTCGACCGTGTCGAAATCATGCGCGGCCCGGCCGGGCTGTTCAGCAGCACCAGTGAACTGGGTGGCATCGTCAACATGGTGCGCAAGCGCCCGACTGCCGAGTTCCAGGGCCACGTCGAAGGCAGCTATGGCACCTGGGACACCAACCACGAAGAAATCGACCTGAGCGGGCCGCTGGATGACGCCGGCCGCGTGCGCGGGCGTTTCGTCGCGTCCCGTGACGACACCAATGGCGAAGTCGATTACAACGCCAACACCAGTAACAGCTACTACGGCGCGCTGGACGTCGACCTGGACGACGCCACCACGCTGTCGTTCGGCCTGATGCACGAAGTGAAGAACATCACACCGCACAATGGCTACCCGGCAACGTTGTCCGGTGATGTGCCCGACTTCAGCCGTTCCCGTTTCCTGGGGGCGGACTGGAACTACTTCGACGGCAAGACCACCGACCTGGTCGCCGAGCTGACCCACCGCTTCGACAACGGCGGCTATGGCCGTATCGCGGCGCGTGGTTCACACCGCGACACCAATTACCTCTACGCCTTCACCGCCACCAATGCCACCACCGGTGCCAACTCCGAGCGCGCCAGCGCGCGCGACTTCACCCAGGACACCTACTCGCTGGACGCCAGCTACAGCCAGCCGTTCGAAACCCTTGGCCAGGTCAGCGAGTTTGTGGTCGGCACCGACTACAAGAACTACGACACCGAGTACCTCAACGGCACCACCAACCTGGGCGCCATCAACGTCAACACCTACTCGCCCAAGCAGTTCGCCAAACCGTCGCCCAACTACAGCACCGAGACCGGCATGCAGGAAGAGGAGTATGGCTTGTATTCCAAGGTCACCTTCCGCCCGATCGAGCGCCTGGCGCTGATCGCCGGTGGCCGC belongs to Pseudomonas putida NBRC 14164 and includes:
- a CDS encoding TonB-dependent siderophore receptor — its product is MNGFKGVGSSRRARGWLVLGLLAPFSVSALAETVATQAAAEDTSLDLPALTIEGNRLYDMLPSEATGGYSVDAATVGTKTPAALKDIPQSITVYTQDYVKDRQFVHLDDLAKYTAGLRTLTNDSGRSSIYARGYEYSEFNIDGLPAPMASIFGTVPSLAAFDRVEIMRGPAGLFSSTSELGGIVNMVRKRPTAEFQGHVEGSYGTWDTNHEEIDLSGPLDDAGRVRGRFVASRDDTNGEVDYNANTSNSYYGALDVDLDDATTLSFGLMHEVKNITPHNGYPATLSGDVPDFSRSRFLGADWNYFDGKTTDLVAELTHRFDNGGYGRIAARGSHRDTNYLYAFTATNATTGANSERASARDFTQDTYSLDASYSQPFETLGQVSEFVVGTDYKNYDTEYLNGTTNLGAINVNTYSPKQFAKPSPNYSTETGMQEEEYGLYSKVTFRPIERLALIAGGRFSWYRGDFYTTTLSSGASTNDSKRVDGHFTPYGGLVYDLTENHALYASYSQVFKPQSDTDSNGRVLKPREGEQYEFGLKSSYFGGDLNTRFSVFRLTDKNRATTEYDEDGVDTNFSIASGKTRVKGAEVEVSGKLTPNWELLAGYTWMETETLKGDAETTFFIMPRNQASLWSKYTISQGPLTGLAIGGGVSAMSSFYSENGGVRIDAPGYATVDAMLSYPVTSKLTATFNVNNLFDRDYLSRVGSTSTFNFYGPSRSMMVGARYDF
- a CDS encoding response regulator transcription factor; this encodes MPTSLLLAEDDASLRQDLERHFLKRGFRVHACATGTQALDAIRQTPFELVLLDIMLPGIDGLSLLDELRRQQAVPVMLMSALGAEQDRISGFTRGADDYLPKPFSLAELDARVDALLRRVAFDRGTALRADVGEVMLDHDRQDVIHNGNAAGLTASEFRLLVTLRAHPGEALSKPFLYQTVLHRAYTRLDRGLDVHVCNLRRKLADISAQHLQIQAVRGQGYILVDTEQP
- a CDS encoding HAMP domain-containing sensor histidine kinase, producing the protein MRRHPLLWKLAVLQVSFCLLLIWLIWTWGLSVERSTYFLSPADQDYLARYAQQAEDAWNQGGAVGAEAWRRQLEQAEDTWVAVIGPHLQSLGTTPLSAEEASHLTFMRKLDWPMSRRLQDELPYVSIEFPQHPERGRLVLQLPERLLPTGLTPWTHVITHGVAPALLALLLGLALYRHLVVPLNRLRDRADALRADDLDSPALPLLARRDELGELAQAFEHMAGRLRQSLEQQRLLLRTLSHELRTPLARLRIAHDSDLPPLQLRERLDREVADMQKLLEDTLDLAWMDTEQPSLPTEPILMVSVWEALCQDACFESGWDRARLPCSLGTDCLVQAHLDSLAQALENLMRNAIRHSPAEGRVSLEGWREGDCWHLRLSDQGPGVPDADLERIFKPYQRLTDSGAGFGLGLAIARRAIELQGGRLWASNGRPGLCLHLTLPMARDCLES